A segment of the Dehalococcoidia bacterium genome:
GTCGTCGACTTCGAGCAGGTCGAAGATGGTGTCCCATCGGCGCACGTGCTGGCCGATCTTCTCGGGGGCGGTGTCAGAGCCGAAGATCAGCTTCTCGAAGCCGATCTCGTGGCCGATCAGGCGGCGCTCGACGGCGTGCCGTTCGATCATGGTGCCGCCGCTGAAGTCGAAGTAGACGTTGTGGCGCCACCGCGCGACGGACGCCGCCTCGTCGTAGTTGCCGGTGCCGCCGAGGTGGGCGCCAATCAGGCGCAGGCGGGGGAAGTTGTTGGCGATCGTGTCGAGGTGGAAGGGCCGCATGCGCATGGCGGACATGTTGCGCGGCGCCGCCATCTGCTCCCAGCGGCGGTACACGTCACGCGCTTCCTGGCTGCGCCGCGGGTGCGTCAGCGAGTAGTCGAGTCCGCCGCCGATGACGCCCATATGCAGGAGGATCGGCAGGCCCTGCTTCTCGGCTTCCTCGTACATCGGGAAGTAATCTTCGCAGTCGTAGTCGCGCTTGACGCCAATCATCTTCAGCCCGCGGTAGCCGATCCCGACGAGTTCGCGCACCTGCTCGGGGGTGGTGACCTCGGGGTCGACCATGGCGGACGGGATCCACAGATCCTCGTGCTGGCGGGCGTACTTCATCGAATCCTCGTACGACAGCCCGAAGCGGCCCCCGCACAGCAGGTTCGCCTTCGTGACGCCGGCGGCGATCGCATGCTCGTAGAGGTTCTCGACGAGCGGCGCCGGGTCGGCGTCGGGCTTCTCCCAGTTGCGCGGGAAGTGCATGTGGATGTCGAAGATCTTGCGCATCAGTGGTGAGTCCTTCGTAGTCAGTCGCCAGTCGCCGCGATCAGTCTGACATATTGTCGCCTGTGGGCGGGTGAGGTTGCGTTCGGTCTCGTGGTGCGTGAGTCGCGGGCTGAAAGTCTGCGCCACGCCGCGCGTTAGATAGCGCCGGCTTCGCGGAGGGACGATCTGGTTCCGGGAGTAATCGAGGGAGAGGACTTGGTCGCCGCGAGGAGATTCTTCGCTGCGCTTCGCTTGCTCTGAATGACGGGAGCGGCGATTCGGTTGCTCTGAATGACGGGAGCGGCGATTCGGTTGCTCTGAATGACGGGCTCGGCGGGTGGGTGTAGGCGAAGGCGATTGTCGTGATGGAGATTCTTCGCTTCGCTCTGAATGACGGGGCGTCAGTATGCACTAGATGGCGCCGGCTTCGCGGAGGGACGTGATCTGGTCCCAGGAATAGCCTGACGACAGCAGGATCTCCTCGGTGTGCTGGCCGAGTTCGGGCGCGGCGGCCGCGATGTGCGCCGGCGTTTCGCTGAAGCGCCACGGGGCGCCGACGACCTGCGTCGTGCCGTTCGAGGGGTGCTCAACGTCCACGAGGTACCCGTTGGCGAGCGCCTGCGCGTCGGCTGTGAGCTGTTCGTAGTCCTGCACGGGGCCGCAGATCATGTCGTGCGATTCCAGGACGTCGATCCACTCGCGCGTGGTCTTCGCGAGGAACTTATCGTCGAGCAGTTCGTAGAGGACTTCGAGGTTGTTGCGGCGCACGCCTGCGTTGACGAAGCGATCGTCGTGCTCCAACTCCGGCATGCCGACGGCCTGGCAGAACGCCGGCCATCGATCGTCACCGACGCCGCCGACGACCGCCCAGCCGTCGGAGGTCTGGAACGTGCGCCAGATCGTCGGCAGGTAGGAGTGGCCGCGGCCGCCGCGGTTCGGTTTGCGGCTGAGGATGAAGTACTGCAATTCCCACGCCTGCGCCGCGATCTGCGTGCCGAACAGCGACGTATCGATGCGCTGGCCGGCGCCGGTGGTCTTGCGCGCGTAGAGCGCGGCGGTGACGGCGAGCGCGAGGTTCACAGCGCCGATGTAGTCGGCGATCGCGACGCCGGCCGGCAGCGGGCCGCCGTCTTTCTCGCCGGTGACCGACATGAGGCCGCCGCGCGCCTGGGCGGCGATGTCGAAGGCGGGATGTTCGGCCTTCGGGCCAGCGGGGCCCCAACCGGAGGCGTGCGCGTAGATGATCGTCTCGTTTAGCGGGCGTAGATCGTCGTAGCCCAGACCGAGGCGCTCCATGACGCCGGGGCGGAAGTTGTGCACCATCACGTCCATCCGCGGGATGAGCGTGCGGACGACGTCGCGCGCCGCTTCGATCTTGAGATTGAGCG
Coding sequences within it:
- a CDS encoding amidohydrolase family protein; this translates as MRKIFDIHMHFPRNWEKPDADPAPLVENLYEHAIAAGVTKANLLCGGRFGLSYEDSMKYARQHEDLWIPSAMVDPEVTTPEQVRELVGIGYRGLKMIGVKRDYDCEDYFPMYEEAEKQGLPILLHMGVIGGGLDYSLTHPRRSQEARDVYRRWEQMAAPRNMSAMRMRPFHLDTIANNFPRLRLIGAHLGGTGNYDEAASVARWRHNVYFDFSGGTMIERHAVERRLIGHEIGFEKLIFGSDTAPEKIGQHVRRWDTIFDLLEVDDDCRERLWWLNGAEIYGLEAPSWAKRSRKRTTAVRVTTNGAKPTKPAAKKTKPAPSRPRR
- a CDS encoding CoA transferase, which produces MPGPLDGVKVIDFTVFQQGPQATLIMADMGADVIKVEPTVFGDLGRVLALTGENRFSAYHLAHNRGKRSITLNLKIEAARDVVRTLIPRMDVMVHNFRPGVMERLGLGYDDLRPLNETIIYAHASGWGPAGPKAEHPAFDIAAQARGGLMSVTGEKDGGPLPAGVAIADYIGAVNLALAVTAALYARKTTGAGQRIDTSLFGTQIAAQAWELQYFILSRKPNRGGRGHSYLPTIWRTFQTSDGWAVVGGVGDDRWPAFCQAVGMPELEHDDRFVNAGVRRNNLEVLYELLDDKFLAKTTREWIDVLESHDMICGPVQDYEQLTADAQALANGYLVDVEHPSNGTTQVVGAPWRFSETPAHIAAAAPELGQHTEEILLSSGYSWDQITSLREAGAI